In Castanea sativa cultivar Marrone di Chiusa Pesio chromosome 6, ASM4071231v1, a single window of DNA contains:
- the LOC142639476 gene encoding uncharacterized protein LOC142639476 has protein sequence MVFVKSVDASKIVKSSRNLFKLFDEVVTWVGPKNIVHMVTDNASNYVSAAYCLNLVLQDMGDMPHVDRLKKRPSKVTFLFIYNHMALISWLRNRPGWTDIVRAGATRFATNFLSFGSLHVHKHDLQALVTSKFFVDNRLARESKAKEAVSIILDNSF, from the exons ATGGTATTTGTAAAATCAGTTGATGCCTCAAAGATTGTGAAGAGTTCCAGAAACTTGTTTAAATTGTTTGATGAAGTAGTTACATGGGTTGGTCCAAAAAATATAGTTCACATGGTTACTGATAATGCTTCCAATTATGTATCTGCTG CATATTGCCTGAATCTTGTGTTGCAGGATATGGGAGACATGCCTCACGTGGATAGACTCAAAAAACGTCCATCCAaagttacatttttatttatttataatcatATGGCTTTGATTTCTTGGTTGAGGAATAGACCTGGTTGGACAGATATTGTACGTGCGGGAGCAACAAGATTTGCTACTAATTTCCTTTCATTTGGAAGCCTTCATGTGCATAAGCATGACTTGCAAGCCTTAGTGACTAGCAAGTTCTTTGTGGACAATAGATTGGCAAGAGAGTCAAAGGCAAAAGAAGCAGTTTCTATCATTTTGGATAATTCTTTTTAG